A DNA window from Microcystis aeruginosa NIES-843 contains the following coding sequences:
- a CDS encoding 4Fe-4S single cluster domain-containing protein — translation MSLTIAAQLAQIPAHHLNIMGYVDESAVNGPGCRAVVWVQGCSRECRGCFNPASWSFKINQLITVESLAAKILANPRNSGLTFSGGEPFWQAKALTELAKYVKEKGLNVMSFTGFTIEQLRSTQAPPHSQELLAQLDILVDGAYVESLAIHSPDSPVSSSNQRIHVLNPALEDQINWASDQVEIHILKDGTRILALRFVLCNGRGL, via the coding sequence ATGAGTCTGACTATTGCTGCCCAATTAGCACAAATTCCCGCCCATCATCTCAATATCATGGGCTATGTGGATGAATCCGCCGTTAACGGCCCTGGCTGTCGGGCCGTGGTCTGGGTACAGGGTTGTTCTCGCGAGTGTCGGGGTTGTTTTAATCCAGCTTCCTGGTCCTTTAAGATCAATCAATTAATTACTGTTGAGTCTCTAGCTGCCAAAATTTTGGCTAATCCCCGCAATAGTGGCCTAACTTTCTCCGGAGGTGAACCTTTTTGGCAAGCAAAAGCCTTGACAGAATTAGCTAAATATGTTAAAGAAAAAGGCTTAAATGTGATGTCCTTCACGGGATTTACGATCGAACAATTGCGCTCAACCCAAGCACCGCCTCACTCTCAAGAATTATTGGCCCAGTTAGATATTTTGGTGGATGGGGCCTATGTGGAATCCCTCGCTATTCATTCCCCCGATTCTCCCGTTTCTTCTAGCAATCAACGGATTCATGTCCTCAATCCCGCTCTGGAAGATCAGATTAATTGGGCATCGGATCAAGTGGAAATTCATATTCTCAAAGACGGAACCCGAATTTTGGCTCTTCGGTTTGTGTTATGCAATGGACGGGGGTTATAA
- the dnaK gene encoding molecular chaperone DnaK — protein MGKVVGIDLGTTNSCVAVMEGGKPTVIANAEGFRTTPSVVAYAKSGDRLVGQIAKRQAVMNPQNTFYSVKRFIGRKFNEVTNEATEVSYKTLQDGNGNVKLDCPAQGKQFSPEEISAQVLRKLVEDASKYLGETVTQAVITVPAYFNDSQRQATKDAGRIAGIEVLRIINEPTAASLAYGLDKKANETILVFDLGGGTFDVSVLEVGDGVFEVLATSGDTHLGGDDFDKKIVDYLAGEFKKVEGIDLRQDKQALQRLTEAAEKAKIELSSVTQAEINLPFITATAEGPKHLDTTLTRAKFEEICADLIDRCRIPVENAIRDAKIDKSALDEVVLVGGSTRIPAVQELVKKVLGKDPNQSVNPDEVVAVGAAIQGGVLAGEVKDILLLDVSPLSLGVETLGGVMTRIITRNTTIPTKKSEVFSTAVDGQTNVEIHVLQGEREMAKDNKSLGTFRLDGIPPAPRGVPQIEVVFDIDANGILNVTAKDKGTGKEQSISITGASTLPQNEVERMVNEAESNAAVDKERRERIERKNQAENVVYQAEKQLAELGDKVPPSEKNKAQALIKELEEAIAQDDDGKIKTILPELQQALYAIGSSMYQQGAPSNPTGGNDGNGPSGGAGGGDDVIDAEFSDAK, from the coding sequence ATGGGAAAAGTAGTTGGAATTGACTTAGGGACGACTAACTCCTGCGTTGCGGTTATGGAAGGGGGCAAACCCACCGTTATCGCCAACGCCGAAGGATTTAGAACCACGCCCTCAGTCGTCGCCTACGCCAAAAGTGGCGATCGCCTAGTAGGACAAATCGCCAAACGTCAAGCGGTAATGAACCCGCAAAATACTTTTTATTCCGTCAAACGCTTCATCGGCAGGAAATTCAACGAAGTTACCAACGAAGCCACAGAAGTATCCTACAAAACTCTCCAAGACGGCAACGGCAACGTTAAATTAGACTGTCCCGCCCAGGGCAAACAATTCTCCCCCGAAGAAATTTCCGCCCAGGTACTGCGGAAACTGGTGGAAGATGCCAGTAAATACCTCGGCGAAACCGTTACCCAAGCAGTCATCACCGTACCCGCTTATTTTAATGACTCCCAACGTCAGGCCACCAAAGATGCCGGTAGAATTGCTGGGATTGAAGTTCTCCGCATTATCAACGAACCCACTGCCGCCTCTCTTGCCTACGGATTAGACAAAAAAGCTAACGAAACCATTCTTGTTTTTGACTTGGGTGGGGGAACCTTTGACGTATCGGTTCTAGAAGTGGGTGATGGTGTCTTTGAAGTTCTCGCTACCTCTGGAGATACTCATCTCGGTGGTGATGACTTCGATAAAAAAATCGTTGATTATCTAGCCGGAGAATTCAAAAAAGTTGAAGGAATAGATCTCCGTCAAGATAAACAGGCCCTGCAACGTCTCACAGAAGCGGCAGAAAAAGCCAAAATTGAGCTTTCTAGCGTTACCCAAGCGGAAATTAACCTGCCCTTCATCACCGCTACCGCCGAAGGGCCAAAACACCTAGATACTACCCTAACCAGAGCTAAATTTGAGGAAATTTGCGCCGATTTAATTGATCGCTGTCGGATTCCCGTCGAAAATGCCATCCGTGATGCCAAAATCGATAAATCTGCCCTCGATGAAGTGGTTCTCGTCGGTGGTTCAACCCGGATTCCCGCCGTCCAGGAATTAGTTAAAAAAGTTCTGGGCAAAGATCCTAACCAAAGCGTTAACCCCGATGAAGTGGTAGCCGTCGGTGCTGCCATTCAAGGTGGTGTTCTCGCCGGTGAAGTCAAAGATATTCTTCTGCTTGATGTTTCGCCCCTGTCTTTGGGTGTGGAAACCCTCGGCGGTGTGATGACGCGGATTATTACCCGCAACACCACTATCCCCACCAAAAAATCGGAAGTTTTCTCCACGGCAGTAGATGGACAAACTAACGTGGAAATCCACGTCCTGCAAGGGGAACGGGAAATGGCCAAAGATAACAAGAGTTTGGGAACTTTCCGACTCGATGGTATCCCTCCCGCTCCTCGTGGTGTGCCTCAAATCGAAGTGGTCTTCGACATCGATGCTAACGGTATTTTAAATGTCACCGCTAAGGATAAAGGTACAGGAAAAGAACAATCGATCAGCATCACCGGCGCTTCTACCTTGCCCCAAAATGAAGTGGAACGCATGGTTAATGAGGCAGAATCGAACGCCGCAGTCGATAAGGAACGTCGCGAACGCATTGAACGCAAAAATCAAGCTGAAAACGTGGTTTATCAAGCTGAGAAGCAGTTAGCCGAGTTGGGCGATAAGGTTCCCCCATCCGAGAAAAATAAAGCCCAGGCATTGATTAAGGAACTGGAAGAAGCGATCGCTCAAGACGATGATGGTAAGATCAAAACCATCCTACCGGAATTACAACAAGCCCTCTACGCGATCGGTAGCAGTATGTATCAGCAAGGGGCCCCTAGTAATCCCACCGGTGGCAATGATGGCAATGGCCCCTCTGGTGGTGCTGGTGGTGGCGATGATGTCATCGATGCGGAATTCTCCGACGCTAAATAA
- the gltS gene encoding sodium/glutamate symporter — protein MEIYQFSQRQTIIMAILVLYLGKYLTKNIKFLQDYNIPDAVAGGVLASLFFGLFFAVFKWQIEFTLNVRDALLIVFFTTIGLSSKLKTLLQGGKPLLILLITAVVYLILQNLAGLGVAKVMGLDLPIGLIAGSVSLSGGHGTAIAWASIFRDNYGIAKASEIGVASATFGLVLGGIIGGPVAKWLITRNRLRANNQDQDLTVGIKQSQRNVNIDYNTMLHSILVIGLTIGLGNQINYWVTPLGLKLPDFVPCLLAGIILTNTVPLVLKRFPWPANTPSLALISDVSLGLFLSMSLMSLQLWTLIDLAGPIAILLLVQFSLSIIYTVLLVFPVMGKNYHASVVCAGYLGLTLGATPTAIANMTAVTEHFGASPQAFIIVPLVGAFFIDLSNAFIIQQFLNFLT, from the coding sequence ATGGAAATTTACCAATTTAGCCAACGCCAGACAATTATTATGGCTATTCTAGTCCTCTATCTCGGTAAGTATTTAACCAAAAATATCAAATTTCTGCAAGACTATAACATTCCTGATGCCGTTGCTGGTGGTGTCTTAGCTTCCTTATTTTTCGGTCTATTTTTTGCTGTTTTTAAATGGCAAATTGAATTTACCCTTAATGTTCGGGATGCCCTGTTAATCGTTTTTTTTACTACTATCGGGCTGTCCTCAAAACTAAAAACCCTGCTGCAAGGGGGTAAACCCTTGCTAATTTTATTAATAACCGCCGTGGTTTATCTCATTCTACAAAATTTAGCTGGGTTAGGAGTGGCAAAAGTGATGGGATTAGATTTACCCATCGGTTTGATTGCTGGTTCCGTTTCTTTGAGTGGCGGTCACGGGACTGCCATTGCTTGGGCTTCTATTTTTCGTGATAATTATGGCATCGCCAAAGCATCAGAAATCGGTGTAGCTAGTGCTACTTTTGGGCTAGTTTTAGGGGGAATTATTGGCGGACCGGTGGCTAAATGGTTAATTACTAGAAATCGACTGCGAGCCAATAATCAAGACCAAGATTTAACGGTGGGAATTAAACAAAGCCAGAGGAATGTCAATATCGATTACAATACAATGCTCCATTCAATCTTAGTGATTGGTTTAACTATCGGTTTAGGTAATCAGATTAACTACTGGGTAACTCCCCTTGGTTTAAAATTACCGGATTTTGTCCCCTGTTTATTGGCAGGAATTATCCTGACTAATACCGTACCTTTGGTGTTGAAACGCTTTCCTTGGCCCGCTAATACGCCCTCTTTAGCCTTAATTTCTGATGTTAGTCTCGGTTTATTCCTATCTATGTCCTTGATGAGTTTACAATTATGGACATTGATCGATTTGGCCGGACCGATTGCTATCCTGTTATTAGTGCAGTTCTCACTCAGTATTATTTATACTGTTTTACTGGTCTTTCCCGTAATGGGAAAAAACTATCATGCTTCAGTAGTTTGCGCCGGTTATTTGGGTTTAACTCTAGGGGCAACTCCCACAGCGATCGCCAATATGACCGCGGTGACGGAACATTTTGGGGCTTCTCCCCAGGCATTTATTATTGTTCCTTTGGTGGGGGCATTTTTTATCGATTTGTCTAATGCTTTTATCATCCAGCAATTTTTGAATTTTCTGACTTAA
- a CDS encoding RtcB family protein yields the protein MAYETLDISTPTPILSWAGHELGPQETQMAKNVASLPFVYKHISLMPDVHLGKGALVGSVIATKDAVIPAAVGVDIGCGMAALKMPFTGEQLQGKLKKIRLDVEANIPVGFAENKEVDREVTKWPKWAEFKQIHRGVQNLEKKALKQMGSLGGGNHFIEICLDTDNQVWLMLHSGSRGIGNQLAQCHIDTAKELAKLAEGKLPDLDLAYFVAGTEEFTAYWHDLQWAQEYARYNREIMMARFKRIVEKHLAGGKPTKPLLVVNCHHNYAEKEIHFGEEVYVTRKGAVRARETDYGIIPGSMGAQSYIVKGKGEHNSFCSCSHGAGRLMSRNLAKKTFTLDDLIAQTQGVECRKDEGVIDEIPGAYKPIQQVMNQQADLVEIVATLKQVLCVKG from the coding sequence ATGGCTTACGAAACTCTGGATATTTCCACACCGACACCGATTTTATCTTGGGCGGGGCATGAATTAGGACCCCAAGAAACCCAAATGGCCAAAAATGTCGCTTCCCTACCTTTTGTTTATAAACACATTTCTTTAATGCCCGATGTTCACTTGGGTAAAGGCGCTTTAGTCGGTTCGGTGATTGCCACCAAAGATGCCGTAATTCCTGCCGCCGTCGGAGTCGATATCGGTTGCGGCATGGCTGCCCTAAAAATGCCTTTTACTGGCGAACAATTGCAGGGAAAACTCAAAAAAATTCGCCTCGATGTAGAGGCGAATATTCCCGTCGGTTTTGCGGAAAATAAAGAAGTAGATCGGGAAGTGACTAAATGGCCAAAATGGGCGGAATTTAAACAGATTCATCGAGGCGTGCAGAACCTAGAGAAAAAAGCCCTTAAACAAATGGGTTCTCTGGGGGGTGGTAATCACTTTATCGAAATTTGTTTAGATACAGACAATCAAGTTTGGTTAATGCTCCATTCCGGTTCTAGAGGTATTGGTAATCAACTGGCACAATGTCATATTGATACGGCCAAAGAGTTAGCAAAACTAGCAGAAGGTAAATTACCTGACCTCGATCTGGCCTACTTTGTTGCCGGTACAGAAGAATTTACCGCCTACTGGCACGATCTACAATGGGCGCAGGAATATGCCCGTTATAATCGGGAAATTATGATGGCTAGATTTAAACGCATTGTTGAAAAACATCTAGCGGGAGGCAAACCAACTAAACCCCTCTTAGTGGTTAATTGTCATCACAATTATGCTGAAAAAGAAATTCATTTTGGGGAGGAGGTTTATGTCACCCGCAAAGGAGCAGTCCGCGCTAGAGAAACCGATTATGGTATTATCCCCGGTTCCATGGGAGCGCAATCTTATATTGTTAAGGGCAAAGGAGAACATAATAGCTTCTGTTCCTGTTCCCACGGGGCCGGGCGCTTGATGTCGAGAAATCTGGCTAAAAAAACCTTTACTCTTGATGATTTAATCGCCCAAACTCAAGGGGTTGAATGCCGCAAGGATGAGGGAGTTATTGATGAGATTCCGGGAGCTTATAAACCGATCCAACAGGTGATGAATCAACAGGCGGATCTAGTGGAAATTGTCGCCACTCTCAAGCAGGTGCTGTGTGTCAAAGGTTAA
- a CDS encoding protochlorophyllide reductase translates to MIQDKKPTVIITGTTSGVGLYAAKSLAQRGWFVVMACRDIPKMEQAAKELNIPRDNYCIEFIDLGSLDSVRRFVKNFRALGRSLTALVCNAAIYLPLLKEPLRSPDGYELSMATNHLGHFLLSNLLLEDLKNSPSPDRRLVILGTVTHNPDELGGKIPPRPDLGDLEGFAKGFKEPITMADGKKFESVKAYKDSKVCNVLTMRELHKRYHQSTGITFTSLYPGCVADTPLFRNHYPFFQQFFPWFQKNITGGYVSQELAGERVAMVVADPEYRQSGAYWSWGNRQKKEGKSFVQRVSPQARDDERGAKMWEYSAKLVGLA, encoded by the coding sequence ATGATACAAGATAAAAAACCCACGGTGATCATTACTGGGACAACTTCTGGAGTCGGTCTCTACGCCGCTAAATCCCTTGCTCAAAGAGGTTGGTTTGTGGTTATGGCCTGTCGGGATATCCCGAAAATGGAACAGGCTGCCAAGGAATTGAACATTCCCCGGGATAACTACTGTATTGAATTTATCGACCTCGGTTCCCTCGATAGCGTCCGGCGCTTCGTTAAAAATTTCCGGGCCTTGGGCCGCTCTCTAACCGCTTTAGTCTGCAATGCCGCTATCTATCTGCCTTTGCTCAAAGAACCCTTAAGAAGTCCCGACGGTTATGAATTGAGCATGGCCACCAATCATTTAGGTCATTTCCTGTTGTCAAATTTGCTCTTGGAAGATCTAAAAAATTCTCCCTCTCCCGACCGCCGTTTAGTCATTCTCGGCACTGTCACCCATAATCCCGATGAATTAGGCGGTAAAATTCCTCCTCGTCCCGATTTGGGCGATTTGGAAGGGTTTGCCAAGGGTTTCAAAGAGCCGATTACTATGGCCGACGGCAAAAAATTTGAATCGGTCAAAGCCTACAAAGATAGTAAGGTGTGTAATGTTCTCACCATGCGGGAACTGCACAAACGCTATCACCAATCGACCGGAATCACTTTTACTTCCCTCTATCCGGGTTGTGTGGCCGATACACCCCTTTTCCGCAACCATTACCCCTTTTTCCAGCAGTTTTTCCCCTGGTTCCAGAAAAATATCACCGGTGGCTATGTTTCCCAAGAATTAGCCGGGGAAAGAGTCGCTATGGTGGTTGCTGACCCCGAATACCGTCAATCCGGTGCTTACTGGAGTTGGGGCAATCGTCAGAAAAAAGAGGGTAAATCCTTTGTTCAAAGGGTTTCTCCTCAAGCTCGCGACGATGAAAGAGGCGCAAAAATGTGGGAATACAGCGCTAAATTAGTCGGATTGGCCTAA